In the genome of Magnolia sinica isolate HGM2019 chromosome 2, MsV1, whole genome shotgun sequence, one region contains:
- the LOC131237204 gene encoding uncharacterized protein LOC131237204 isoform X2, with the protein MRRFQKRRRTLDSGIEVIRQREVGDLTARTFVHRVGASEDLVLRFGIHKKLDKHRGCVNTVSFNADGDILTSGSDDRMIMLWNWEAGLVKLSFYSGHTNNVLQAKMMPFTDDQRIVTCAADGQVRLAQLLEGGSVDTVNLGKHEGRVHKLAIEPGSPYTFYSCGEDGLVQHFDLRTQTATGLFTCRSFVDKSRLMPIILLNAIAIDPRNPNLFAIAGSDEYARVYDIRKYKRDGSTDYGHPTDCFCPSHLIGYAYERAGITGLAFSDQSELLVSYNNEQIYLFSKDLGIGPDPVLASWSSKGSDAGTGPDPVSSSPSNMDADARQGPQVYKGHLNLETVKGVSFFGPNCEYVVSGSDCGRIFIWRKRGGDLLRVMEADKHVVNCIEPHPHVPMLASSGIENDIKIWTPKATERASLPVNLEEVMENACGLFPDEIQEKKIIVPLFVSPRRGDAHPPIAQATFGRWWQQRLVAECSINGVFNEFYRW; encoded by the exons GATCTTGTTCTGCGATTTGGTATCCATAAGAAGCTGGACAAACATAGAGGCTGTGTGAACACAGTGAGCTTCAATGCAGACGGTGACATTCTCACGTCGGGCTCCGACGATAGAATGATAATGCTATGGAACTGGGAGGCAGGGCTTGTTAAATTGTCATTCTACTCTGGGCACACGAACAATGTTCTTCAAGCAAAGATGATGCCTTTCACAGATGATCAGAGGATCGTCACCTGTGCTGCAGATGGCCAG GTGAGACTTGCTCAGCTACTAGAAGGCGGATCTGTTGACACGGTAAATCTGGGCAAGCATGAAGGTCGTGTTCATAAGTTGGCTATTGAGCCTGGAAGTCCTTACACATTTTATAGCTGTGGTGAAGATGGGCTGGTACAGCAT TTTGATCTGCGAACACAAACAGCTACAGGGCTCTTCACTTGCCGTTCTTTTGTCGATAAATCACGTCTCATGCCAATCATCCTTCTAAATGCAATAGCAATAGACCCGAGGAACCCAAATCTCTTTGCAATTGCTGGATCAGATGAATACGCTCGTGTTTACGATATCCGCAAGTATAAGCGGGATGGATCGACCGATTACGGTCATCCTACAGACTGCTTCTGTCCCTCACATCTGATTGGCTATGCCTATGAACGAGCCGGAATCACAGGACTGGCCTTTTCAGATCAGAGCGAGCTGCTAGTTTCCTATAACAATGAGCAAATTTATCTTTTCTCAAAGGACTTAGGAATAGGACCTGATCCGGTTTTGGCATCTTGGTCATCCAAGGGATCCGATGCTGGAACAGGACCTGATCCAGTTTCATCATCTCCATCCAATATGGATGCTGATGCTAGACAAGGACCCCAAGTTTACAAGGGGCATCTGAACTTGGAGACTGTGAAGGGTGTGAGCTTCTTTGGTCCGAATTGTGAGTATGTGGTCAGTGGATCAGATTGTGGTCGGATCTTCATTTGGAGAAAGAGAGGTGGGGACCTCTTGCGCGTTATGGAAGCCGACAAGCATGTGGTGAACTGTATTGAACCTCACCCACATGTCCCCATGCTAGCGAGCAGCGGCATTGAGAATGACATCAAGATATGGACCCCGAAAGCAACAGAGCGGGCCTCACTGCCTGTAAACCTGGAAGAG GTGATGGAAAATGCTTGTGGTCTGTTTCCAGATGAAATACAAGAGAAGAAAATTATTGTGCCACTTTTTGTCTCTCCAAGACGTGGTGATGCACATCCTCCCATTGCTCAGGCAACATTTGGCCGATGGTGGCAGCAGAGACTGGTTGCAGAATGCAGCATTAATGGAGTATTTAATGAGTTTTACCGATGGTGA
- the LOC131237204 gene encoding uncharacterized protein LOC131237204 isoform X1 produces the protein MRRFQKRRRTLDSGIEVIRQREVGDLTARTFVHRVGASEDLVLRFGIHKKLDKHRGCVNTVSFNADGDILTSGSDDRMIMLWNWEAGLVKLSFYSGHTNNVLQAKMMPFTDDQRIVTCAADGQVRLAQLLEGGSVDTVNLGKHEGRVHKLAIEPGSPYTFYSCGEDGLVQHFDLRTQTATGLFTCRSFVDKSRLMPIILLNAIAIDPRNPNLFAIAGSDEYARVYDIRKYKRDGSTDYGHPTDCFCPSHLIGYAYERAGITGLAFSDQSELLVSYNNEQIYLFSKDLGIGPDPVLASWSSKGSDAGTGPDPVSSSPSNMDADARQGPQVYKGHLNLETVKGVSFFGPNCEYVVSGSDCGRIFIWRKRGGDLLRVMEADKHVVNCIEPHPHVPMLASSGIENDIKIWTPKATERASLPVNLEEVLIAGRIACFAVFDDDSSNYDDDDDDDDYIDDDDDDDNCNDDVDDDDGSDDVDGCGFDNVGDNEFDDAEVHR, from the exons GATCTTGTTCTGCGATTTGGTATCCATAAGAAGCTGGACAAACATAGAGGCTGTGTGAACACAGTGAGCTTCAATGCAGACGGTGACATTCTCACGTCGGGCTCCGACGATAGAATGATAATGCTATGGAACTGGGAGGCAGGGCTTGTTAAATTGTCATTCTACTCTGGGCACACGAACAATGTTCTTCAAGCAAAGATGATGCCTTTCACAGATGATCAGAGGATCGTCACCTGTGCTGCAGATGGCCAG GTGAGACTTGCTCAGCTACTAGAAGGCGGATCTGTTGACACGGTAAATCTGGGCAAGCATGAAGGTCGTGTTCATAAGTTGGCTATTGAGCCTGGAAGTCCTTACACATTTTATAGCTGTGGTGAAGATGGGCTGGTACAGCAT TTTGATCTGCGAACACAAACAGCTACAGGGCTCTTCACTTGCCGTTCTTTTGTCGATAAATCACGTCTCATGCCAATCATCCTTCTAAATGCAATAGCAATAGACCCGAGGAACCCAAATCTCTTTGCAATTGCTGGATCAGATGAATACGCTCGTGTTTACGATATCCGCAAGTATAAGCGGGATGGATCGACCGATTACGGTCATCCTACAGACTGCTTCTGTCCCTCACATCTGATTGGCTATGCCTATGAACGAGCCGGAATCACAGGACTGGCCTTTTCAGATCAGAGCGAGCTGCTAGTTTCCTATAACAATGAGCAAATTTATCTTTTCTCAAAGGACTTAGGAATAGGACCTGATCCGGTTTTGGCATCTTGGTCATCCAAGGGATCCGATGCTGGAACAGGACCTGATCCAGTTTCATCATCTCCATCCAATATGGATGCTGATGCTAGACAAGGACCCCAAGTTTACAAGGGGCATCTGAACTTGGAGACTGTGAAGGGTGTGAGCTTCTTTGGTCCGAATTGTGAGTATGTGGTCAGTGGATCAGATTGTGGTCGGATCTTCATTTGGAGAAAGAGAGGTGGGGACCTCTTGCGCGTTATGGAAGCCGACAAGCATGTGGTGAACTGTATTGAACCTCACCCACATGTCCCCATGCTAGCGAGCAGCGGCATTGAGAATGACATCAAGATATGGACCCCGAAAGCAACAGAGCGGGCCTCACTGCCTGTAAACCTGGAAGAG GTTCTGATAGCCGGTCGAATTGCTTGCTTTGCCGTTTTTGACGATGATTCTTCCAACTATGACgacgatgacgatgacgatgattatattgatgatgacgacgacgacgacaactgcaatgatgatgttgatgatgatgatggctcTGATGATGTTGATGGCTGCGGCTTCGATAATGTCGGTGACAATGAATTTGATGATGCTGAAGTACATCGATGA